In the Microcebus murinus isolate Inina chromosome 14, M.murinus_Inina_mat1.0, whole genome shotgun sequence genome, one interval contains:
- the HNRNPH3 gene encoding heterogeneous nuclear ribonucleoprotein H3 isoform X6 gives MYDRMRRGGYGGFDDYGGYNNYGYGNDGFDDRMRDGRGMGGHGYGGAGDASSGFHGGHFVHMRGLPFRATENDIANFFSPLNPIRVHIDIGADGRATGEADVEFVTHEDAVAAMSKDKNNMQHRYIELFLNSTPGGGSGMGGSGMGGYGRDGMDNQGGYGSVGRMGMGNNYSGGYGTPDGLGGYGRGGGGSGGYYGQGGMSGGGWRGMY, from the exons ATGTATGACAGAATGCGACGAGGAG GTTATGGAGGTTTTGATGACTATGGTGGCTATAATAATTATGGCTATGGAAATGATGGCTTTGATGACAGAATGAGAGATGGAAgag GTATGGGAGGACATGGCTATGGTGGTGCTGGTGATGCAAGTTCAGGATTTCATGGTGGTCATTTTGTACACATGAGAGGGTTGCCTTTTCGTGCAACTGAAAATGACATTGCTAAT ttcttctcacCACTAAATCCAATAAGAGTTCATATTGATATTGGAGCTGATGGCAGAGCAACAGGAGAAGCAGATGTAGAGTTTGTAACACATGAAGATGCAGTAGCTGCCATgtctaaagataaaaataacatgc aacatCGATACATTGAACTCTTCTTGAATTCTACCCCTGGAGGCGGCTCTGGAATGGGCGGTTCGGGAATGGGAGGCTACGGCAGAGATGGAATGG ataATCAGGGAGGTTATGGATCTGTTGGAAGAATGGGAATGGGGAACAATTACAGTGGAGGATATGGTACTCCTGATGGCTTGGGTGGTTATG GCCGTGGCGGTGGAGGCAGTGGAGGGTACTATGGGCAAGGCGGCATGAGTGGAGGTGGATGGCGTGGGATGTACTGA
- the HNRNPH3 gene encoding heterogeneous nuclear ribonucleoprotein H3 isoform X7, which translates to MRDGRGMGGHGYGGAGDASSGFHGGHFVHMRGLPFRATENDIANFFSPLNPIRVHIDIGADGRATGEADVEFVTHEDAVAAMSKDKNNMQHRYIELFLNSTPGGGSGMGGSGMGGYGRDGMDNQGGYGSVGRMGMGNNYSGGYGTPDGLGGYGRGGGGSGGYYGQGGMSGGGWRGMY; encoded by the exons ATGAGAGATGGAAgag GTATGGGAGGACATGGCTATGGTGGTGCTGGTGATGCAAGTTCAGGATTTCATGGTGGTCATTTTGTACACATGAGAGGGTTGCCTTTTCGTGCAACTGAAAATGACATTGCTAAT ttcttctcacCACTAAATCCAATAAGAGTTCATATTGATATTGGAGCTGATGGCAGAGCAACAGGAGAAGCAGATGTAGAGTTTGTAACACATGAAGATGCAGTAGCTGCCATgtctaaagataaaaataacatgc aacatCGATACATTGAACTCTTCTTGAATTCTACCCCTGGAGGCGGCTCTGGAATGGGCGGTTCGGGAATGGGAGGCTACGGCAGAGATGGAATGG ataATCAGGGAGGTTATGGATCTGTTGGAAGAATGGGAATGGGGAACAATTACAGTGGAGGATATGGTACTCCTGATGGCTTGGGTGGTTATG GCCGTGGCGGTGGAGGCAGTGGAGGGTACTATGGGCAAGGCGGCATGAGTGGAGGTGGATGGCGTGGGATGTACTGA
- the HNRNPH3 gene encoding heterogeneous nuclear ribonucleoprotein H3 isoform X1 has protein sequence MDWVMKHNGPNDASDGTVRLRGLPFGCSKEEIVQFFQGLEIVPNGITLTMDYQGRSTGEAFVQFASKEIAENALGKHKERIGHRYIEIFRSSRSEIKGFYDPPRRLLGQRPGPYDRPIGGRGGYYGAGRGSMYDRMRRGGDGYDGGYGGFDDYGGYNNYGYGNDGFDDRMRDGRGMGGHGYGGAGDASSGFHGGHFVHMRGLPFRATENDIANFFSPLNPIRVHIDIGADGRATGEADVEFVTHEDAVAAMSKDKNNMQHRYIELFLNSTPGGGSGMGGSGMGGYGRDGMDNQGGYGSVGRMGMGNNYSGGYGTPDGLGGYGRGGGGSGGYYGQGGMSGGGWRGMY, from the exons ATGGATTGGGTTATGAAACATAATGGTCCAAATGACGCTAGTGATGGGACAGTACGACTTCGAGGACTACCATTTGGTTGCAGCAAAGAGGAAATAGTTCAGTTCTTTCAAG GGTTGGAAATCGTGCCAAATGGGATAACATTGACGATGGACTACCAGGGGAGAAGCACAGGGGAGGCCTTCGTGCAGTTTGCTTCAAAGGAGATAGCAGAAAATGCTCTGGGGAAACACAAGGAAAGAATAGGGCACAG GTATATTGAGATCTTCAGAAGTAGCAGGAGTGAAATCAAAGGATTTTATGATCCACCAAGAAGATTGCTGGGACAGCGACCGGGACCATATGATAGACCAATAGGAGGAAGAGGGGGTTATTATGGAGCTGGGCGTGGAAGTATGTATGACAGAATGCGACGAGGAGGTGATGGATATGATGGTG GTTATGGAGGTTTTGATGACTATGGTGGCTATAATAATTATGGCTATGGAAATGATGGCTTTGATGACAGAATGAGAGATGGAAgag GTATGGGAGGACATGGCTATGGTGGTGCTGGTGATGCAAGTTCAGGATTTCATGGTGGTCATTTTGTACACATGAGAGGGTTGCCTTTTCGTGCAACTGAAAATGACATTGCTAAT ttcttctcacCACTAAATCCAATAAGAGTTCATATTGATATTGGAGCTGATGGCAGAGCAACAGGAGAAGCAGATGTAGAGTTTGTAACACATGAAGATGCAGTAGCTGCCATgtctaaagataaaaataacatgc aacatCGATACATTGAACTCTTCTTGAATTCTACCCCTGGAGGCGGCTCTGGAATGGGCGGTTCGGGAATGGGAGGCTACGGCAGAGATGGAATGG ataATCAGGGAGGTTATGGATCTGTTGGAAGAATGGGAATGGGGAACAATTACAGTGGAGGATATGGTACTCCTGATGGCTTGGGTGGTTATG GCCGTGGCGGTGGAGGCAGTGGAGGGTACTATGGGCAAGGCGGCATGAGTGGAGGTGGATGGCGTGGGATGTACTGA
- the HNRNPH3 gene encoding heterogeneous nuclear ribonucleoprotein H3 isoform X5 gives MYDRMRRGGDGYDGGYGGFDDYGGYNNYGYGNDGFDDRMRDGRGMGGHGYGGAGDASSGFHGGHFVHMRGLPFRATENDIANFFSPLNPIRVHIDIGADGRATGEADVEFVTHEDAVAAMSKDKNNMQHRYIELFLNSTPGGGSGMGGSGMGGYGRDGMDNQGGYGSVGRMGMGNNYSGGYGTPDGLGGYGRGGGGSGGYYGQGGMSGGGWRGMY, from the exons ATGTATGACAGAATGCGACGAGGAGGTGATGGATATGATGGTG GTTATGGAGGTTTTGATGACTATGGTGGCTATAATAATTATGGCTATGGAAATGATGGCTTTGATGACAGAATGAGAGATGGAAgag GTATGGGAGGACATGGCTATGGTGGTGCTGGTGATGCAAGTTCAGGATTTCATGGTGGTCATTTTGTACACATGAGAGGGTTGCCTTTTCGTGCAACTGAAAATGACATTGCTAAT ttcttctcacCACTAAATCCAATAAGAGTTCATATTGATATTGGAGCTGATGGCAGAGCAACAGGAGAAGCAGATGTAGAGTTTGTAACACATGAAGATGCAGTAGCTGCCATgtctaaagataaaaataacatgc aacatCGATACATTGAACTCTTCTTGAATTCTACCCCTGGAGGCGGCTCTGGAATGGGCGGTTCGGGAATGGGAGGCTACGGCAGAGATGGAATGG ataATCAGGGAGGTTATGGATCTGTTGGAAGAATGGGAATGGGGAACAATTACAGTGGAGGATATGGTACTCCTGATGGCTTGGGTGGTTATG GCCGTGGCGGTGGAGGCAGTGGAGGGTACTATGGGCAAGGCGGCATGAGTGGAGGTGGATGGCGTGGGATGTACTGA
- the HNRNPH3 gene encoding heterogeneous nuclear ribonucleoprotein H3 isoform X2, with translation MDWVMKHNGPNDASDGTVRLRGLPFGCSKEEIVQFFQGLEIVPNGITLTMDYQGRSTGEAFVQFASKEIAENALGKHKERIGHRYIEIFRSSRSEIKGFYDPPRRLLGQRPGPYDRPIGGRGGYYGAGRGSMYDRMRRGGYGGFDDYGGYNNYGYGNDGFDDRMRDGRGMGGHGYGGAGDASSGFHGGHFVHMRGLPFRATENDIANFFSPLNPIRVHIDIGADGRATGEADVEFVTHEDAVAAMSKDKNNMQHRYIELFLNSTPGGGSGMGGSGMGGYGRDGMDNQGGYGSVGRMGMGNNYSGGYGTPDGLGGYGRGGGGSGGYYGQGGMSGGGWRGMY, from the exons ATGGATTGGGTTATGAAACATAATGGTCCAAATGACGCTAGTGATGGGACAGTACGACTTCGAGGACTACCATTTGGTTGCAGCAAAGAGGAAATAGTTCAGTTCTTTCAAG GGTTGGAAATCGTGCCAAATGGGATAACATTGACGATGGACTACCAGGGGAGAAGCACAGGGGAGGCCTTCGTGCAGTTTGCTTCAAAGGAGATAGCAGAAAATGCTCTGGGGAAACACAAGGAAAGAATAGGGCACAG GTATATTGAGATCTTCAGAAGTAGCAGGAGTGAAATCAAAGGATTTTATGATCCACCAAGAAGATTGCTGGGACAGCGACCGGGACCATATGATAGACCAATAGGAGGAAGAGGGGGTTATTATGGAGCTGGGCGTGGAAGTATGTATGACAGAATGCGACGAGGAG GTTATGGAGGTTTTGATGACTATGGTGGCTATAATAATTATGGCTATGGAAATGATGGCTTTGATGACAGAATGAGAGATGGAAgag GTATGGGAGGACATGGCTATGGTGGTGCTGGTGATGCAAGTTCAGGATTTCATGGTGGTCATTTTGTACACATGAGAGGGTTGCCTTTTCGTGCAACTGAAAATGACATTGCTAAT ttcttctcacCACTAAATCCAATAAGAGTTCATATTGATATTGGAGCTGATGGCAGAGCAACAGGAGAAGCAGATGTAGAGTTTGTAACACATGAAGATGCAGTAGCTGCCATgtctaaagataaaaataacatgc aacatCGATACATTGAACTCTTCTTGAATTCTACCCCTGGAGGCGGCTCTGGAATGGGCGGTTCGGGAATGGGAGGCTACGGCAGAGATGGAATGG ataATCAGGGAGGTTATGGATCTGTTGGAAGAATGGGAATGGGGAACAATTACAGTGGAGGATATGGTACTCCTGATGGCTTGGGTGGTTATG GCCGTGGCGGTGGAGGCAGTGGAGGGTACTATGGGCAAGGCGGCATGAGTGGAGGTGGATGGCGTGGGATGTACTGA
- the HNRNPH3 gene encoding heterogeneous nuclear ribonucleoprotein H3 isoform X3: protein MDWVMKHNGPNDASDGTVRLRGLPFGCSKEEIVQFFQGLEIVPNGITLTMDYQGRSTGEAFVQFASKEIAENALGKHKERIGHRYIEIFRSSRSEIKGFYDPPRRLLGQRPGPYDRPIGGRGGYYGAGRGSYGGFDDYGGYNNYGYGNDGFDDRMRDGRGMGGHGYGGAGDASSGFHGGHFVHMRGLPFRATENDIANFFSPLNPIRVHIDIGADGRATGEADVEFVTHEDAVAAMSKDKNNMQHRYIELFLNSTPGGGSGMGGSGMGGYGRDGMDNQGGYGSVGRMGMGNNYSGGYGTPDGLGGYGRGGGGSGGYYGQGGMSGGGWRGMY, encoded by the exons ATGGATTGGGTTATGAAACATAATGGTCCAAATGACGCTAGTGATGGGACAGTACGACTTCGAGGACTACCATTTGGTTGCAGCAAAGAGGAAATAGTTCAGTTCTTTCAAG GGTTGGAAATCGTGCCAAATGGGATAACATTGACGATGGACTACCAGGGGAGAAGCACAGGGGAGGCCTTCGTGCAGTTTGCTTCAAAGGAGATAGCAGAAAATGCTCTGGGGAAACACAAGGAAAGAATAGGGCACAG GTATATTGAGATCTTCAGAAGTAGCAGGAGTGAAATCAAAGGATTTTATGATCCACCAAGAAGATTGCTGGGACAGCGACCGGGACCATATGATAGACCAATAGGAGGAAGAGGGGGTTATTATGGAGCTGGGCGTGGAA GTTATGGAGGTTTTGATGACTATGGTGGCTATAATAATTATGGCTATGGAAATGATGGCTTTGATGACAGAATGAGAGATGGAAgag GTATGGGAGGACATGGCTATGGTGGTGCTGGTGATGCAAGTTCAGGATTTCATGGTGGTCATTTTGTACACATGAGAGGGTTGCCTTTTCGTGCAACTGAAAATGACATTGCTAAT ttcttctcacCACTAAATCCAATAAGAGTTCATATTGATATTGGAGCTGATGGCAGAGCAACAGGAGAAGCAGATGTAGAGTTTGTAACACATGAAGATGCAGTAGCTGCCATgtctaaagataaaaataacatgc aacatCGATACATTGAACTCTTCTTGAATTCTACCCCTGGAGGCGGCTCTGGAATGGGCGGTTCGGGAATGGGAGGCTACGGCAGAGATGGAATGG ataATCAGGGAGGTTATGGATCTGTTGGAAGAATGGGAATGGGGAACAATTACAGTGGAGGATATGGTACTCCTGATGGCTTGGGTGGTTATG GCCGTGGCGGTGGAGGCAGTGGAGGGTACTATGGGCAAGGCGGCATGAGTGGAGGTGGATGGCGTGGGATGTACTGA
- the HNRNPH3 gene encoding heterogeneous nuclear ribonucleoprotein H3 isoform X4, with protein MDWVMKHNGPNDASDGTVRLRGLPFGCSKEEIVQFFQGLEIVPNGITLTMDYQGRSTGEAFVQFASKEIAENALGKHKERIGHRYIEIFRSSRSEIKGFYDPPRRLLGQRPGPYDRPIGGRGGYYGAGRGSMYDRMRRGGDGYDGGYGGFDDYGGYNNYGYGNDGFDDRMRDGRGMGGHGYGGAGDASSGFHGGHFVHMRGLPFRATENDIANFFSPLNPIRVHIDIGADGRATGEADVEFVTHEDAVAAMSKDKNNMQHRYIELFLNSTPGGGSGMGGSGMGGYGRDGMGRGGGGSGGYYGQGGMSGGGWRGMY; from the exons ATGGATTGGGTTATGAAACATAATGGTCCAAATGACGCTAGTGATGGGACAGTACGACTTCGAGGACTACCATTTGGTTGCAGCAAAGAGGAAATAGTTCAGTTCTTTCAAG GGTTGGAAATCGTGCCAAATGGGATAACATTGACGATGGACTACCAGGGGAGAAGCACAGGGGAGGCCTTCGTGCAGTTTGCTTCAAAGGAGATAGCAGAAAATGCTCTGGGGAAACACAAGGAAAGAATAGGGCACAG GTATATTGAGATCTTCAGAAGTAGCAGGAGTGAAATCAAAGGATTTTATGATCCACCAAGAAGATTGCTGGGACAGCGACCGGGACCATATGATAGACCAATAGGAGGAAGAGGGGGTTATTATGGAGCTGGGCGTGGAAGTATGTATGACAGAATGCGACGAGGAGGTGATGGATATGATGGTG GTTATGGAGGTTTTGATGACTATGGTGGCTATAATAATTATGGCTATGGAAATGATGGCTTTGATGACAGAATGAGAGATGGAAgag GTATGGGAGGACATGGCTATGGTGGTGCTGGTGATGCAAGTTCAGGATTTCATGGTGGTCATTTTGTACACATGAGAGGGTTGCCTTTTCGTGCAACTGAAAATGACATTGCTAAT ttcttctcacCACTAAATCCAATAAGAGTTCATATTGATATTGGAGCTGATGGCAGAGCAACAGGAGAAGCAGATGTAGAGTTTGTAACACATGAAGATGCAGTAGCTGCCATgtctaaagataaaaataacatgc aacatCGATACATTGAACTCTTCTTGAATTCTACCCCTGGAGGCGGCTCTGGAATGGGCGGTTCGGGAATGGGAGGCTACGGCAGAGATGGAATGG GCCGTGGCGGTGGAGGCAGTGGAGGGTACTATGGGCAAGGCGGCATGAGTGGAGGTGGATGGCGTGGGATGTACTGA